The Coffea arabica cultivar ET-39 chromosome 1e, Coffea Arabica ET-39 HiFi, whole genome shotgun sequence genome has a window encoding:
- the LOC113713560 gene encoding wound-induced basic protein — MIYDVNSPLFRSFLSQKGGSSDKRKNEEQKPKEQKPKASENKPVMTE, encoded by the exons ATGATTTACGACGTCAACTCCCCACTTTTCCGATCCTTCCTCAGCCAGAAAGGAGGCTCCTCAGACAAGAG GAAAAATGAGGAACAAAAGCCAAAGGAACAGAAGCCTAAAGCAAGTGAGAACAAGCCTGTAATGACTGAATAA